A genomic segment from Glycine soja cultivar W05 chromosome 18, ASM419377v2, whole genome shotgun sequence encodes:
- the LOC114396143 gene encoding GDSL esterase/lipase CPRD49-like, whose product MNVTAIDLWSVIQKKDNWRDVCFNDGIHLSTEGSKIVTKEILKVLKEAEWKPNLYWRSMPSDFGEDSPYDPVGPDGKTTINLSNFAFP is encoded by the exons ATGAATGTCACGGCCATTGATCTATGGTCTGTTATTCAGAAAAAAGATAACTGGAGAGATGTTTGCTTCAA tgaTGGAATTCATCTTTCAACTGAGGGAAGCAAGATAGTAACAAAAGAGATATTGAAGGTGCTTAAAGAAGCAGAGTGGAAACCTAATTTATATTGGAGGTCAATGCCAAGTGACTTTGGGGAAGATTCACCATATGATCCAGTTGGACCTGATGGAAAGACAACTATTAACCTTTCCAACTTTGCTTTCCCATAG